One stretch of Falsibacillus pallidus DNA includes these proteins:
- a CDS encoding DUF4352 domain-containing protein: MKKFFKFGCLGIIALIVLGIIIAVATSGGDDSSNAPAKVDGSTGSAKKEKAQTTFKLGDTIQLGDHKVTVTKLEKSAGGEFETPKGGNEFVIVHLTIENGGKDQISYNPYDFQLKNSQGNIVDPGFITIDQDTALESGELAAGGKVQGTISFEAPQNDSDLDLIFTPSFWSDKKITINLN, from the coding sequence GGAATTATTGCACTTATTGTTTTAGGTATCATCATTGCAGTAGCAACAAGCGGTGGAGATGACAGCTCCAATGCACCTGCAAAAGTTGATGGTTCAACAGGTTCAGCTAAAAAGGAAAAAGCTCAAACGACATTCAAACTTGGCGATACGATCCAATTGGGGGATCACAAAGTTACCGTAACAAAATTAGAAAAATCAGCTGGCGGAGAATTTGAAACACCAAAAGGCGGTAATGAATTTGTTATTGTTCACCTAACAATTGAAAACGGTGGTAAAGATCAAATCTCTTATAACCCATACGATTTCCAATTGAAAAATAGCCAAGGTAACATTGTAGATCCTGGCTTCATTACAATAGACCAAGATACGGCATTGGAATCAGGCGAACTTGCAGCAGGTGGAAAAGTTCAAGGAACTATTTCTTTTGAAGCACCTCAGAATGATTCAGACCTGGACCTTATCTTCACACCAAGCTTCTGGTCAGATAAGAAAATTACTATTAACCTAAACTAG